The following are encoded together in the Coffea arabica cultivar ET-39 chromosome 1c, Coffea Arabica ET-39 HiFi, whole genome shotgun sequence genome:
- the LOC113741235 gene encoding uncharacterized protein, producing MAMEVSHTLKRYNLRPRRAHKRVGWCASGSLRQCKRHNLRPRTNDQKKQKRSSIPYLSPEIIFNILVYLPADILYNVVRYVCREWYKIISSPTFVDAHLQKVDRGILIRQSYPEYYIHHVEMVKRDLEVIELDSSALPIYSMSSCNGLVLMGKSEKENRYVANLVTKEVVIIPPPSAAAKANICFSAMGYTCSKKYKLVEFYYSHQWTLEIGILTLGVDKEWRCLCQLDGTWKFEKFRGIDLIFKKPIVSTDGILHWPHDQLPLVLNLDLETETFYICAAPQCSEMKRRRYLGTGQSLCFMDYLGKFSWELWLLKDAETGEWTKLANIDLGPHKQMLRRSLCPGGFQIVPVGWLKDGEIVIFYVVHEDGIPNERCYHHKIHPTRNCITYNVKTGVIKSFHLEKGRVFQMNETWRYIPHAKTLVSPKFSVS from the coding sequence ATGGCCATGGAGGTCAGCCATACGCTCAAAAGGTACAACCTCCGTCCTCGTCGTGCTCACAAGAGGGTAGGATGGTGTGCATCAGGTAGCCTTCGACAATGTAAGAGGCATAACCTACGTCCTCGCACTAATGATCAGAAGAAACAGAAGAGGTCTTCTATCCCTTACCTTTCACCAGAAATTATCTTCAATATTCTTGTCTATCTTCCTGCTGACATACTTTACAATGTGGTAAGGTATGTCTGTCGGGAGTGGTACAAGATAATCTCTAGTCCAACATTTGTTGATGCGCACCTCCAAAAGGTGGACAGGGGCATCCTTATCAGGCAAAGTTATCCAGAATACTATATACACCATGTGGAAATGGTGAAACGTGATCTTGAGGTCATTGAGTTAGACTCTTCTGCTTTGCCAATATATAGTATGAGTAGCTGTAATGGTTTGGTGTTAATGGGTAAAAGTGAAAAGGAAAATCGTTATGTTGCAAATTTGGTTACAAAGGAAGTCGTAATCATCCCTCCTCCTTCAGCTGCAGCCAAGGCAAATATATGTTTTTCGGCTATGGGATATACTTGTTCCAAGAAATATAAACTGGTTGAGTTCTACTATAGTCATCAGTGGACATTAGAAATAGGGATCCTGACACTTGGTGTTGATAAAGAATGGAGGTGTCTTTGTCAACTGGATGGAACTTggaaatttgagaaatttagaGGCATTGACTTAATTTTCAAGAAGCCAATTGTGAGTACTGATGGGATTTTGCATTGGCCACATGATCAGCTTCCCTTAGTTCTTAATTTAGATCTCGAAACTGAGACTTTCTACATATGTGCTGCTCCACAATGTTCTGAGATGAAAAGAAGGAGATATTTGGGAACTGGGCAGTCACTTTGTTTTATGGATTACTTGGGGAAGTTTTCTTGGGAGCTGTGGTTGCTAAAAGATGCAGAAACTGGAGAATGGACTAAGCTGGCCAATATCGATCTAGGGCCTCACAAGCAAATGCTTCGGCGCAGTTTATGTCCAGGAGGGTTTCAAATTGTGCCTGTTGGTTGGCTGAAAGATGGGGAGATTGTAATCTTCTACGTTGTACATGAAGATGGAATCCCAAATGAAAGGTGCTACCATCATAAGATACATCCGACGAGAAACTGCATTACTTACAATGTGAAGACAGGAGTGATCAAATCATTTCACCTGGAGAAGGGTAGggtttttcaaatgaatgagaCTTGGAGGTATATTCCGCATGCCAAGACCTTGgtttctccaaaattttcagtcAGTTAG